One genomic window of Salvia miltiorrhiza cultivar Shanhuang (shh) chromosome 4, IMPLAD_Smil_shh, whole genome shotgun sequence includes the following:
- the LOC131021853 gene encoding uncharacterized protein LOC131021853 has protein sequence MRYKKWPLYDDWKIIFGKDMATWDKVEDFMEAVNEMIGRDNVAQNDNTDEQDPSLHVEYEFENEVAEDNECQSQKGGTRERNPSRKRKRDDDFDVTHELLLEIGRNTDKRFEHIENRTGFEFDLAKARIEVYETVCAIPGLNKSDRFEVCEILADKVERLELFMSLPQDARADYLLRVLEMRGK, from the coding sequence ATGCGCTATAAAAAGTGGCCCCTTTATGATGATTGGAAGATAATATTCGGTAAGGACATGGCAACATGGGACAAAGTCGAGGATTTCATGGAAGCTGTCAACGAGATGATTGGCCGTGACAATGTTGCGCAAAATGACAACACTGATGAACAGGATCCATCGCTGCATGTGGAGTATGAGTTTGAGAACGAAGTGGCTGAAGACAACGAGTGTCAGAGTCAAAAGGGTGGAACTCGAGAACGTAATCCGAGCAGAAAGCGCAAGCGTGATGACGACTTTGATGTCACTCACGAGCTGCTTCTTGAGATTGGTCGCAACACAGACAAAAGGTTTGAGCACATCGAAAACAGGACTGGGTTTGAATTTGATCTAGCTAAAGCAAGGATTGAAGTGTATGAGACTGTATGCGCAATACCGGGGCTGAATAAGAGCGATCGATTCGAGGTTTGCGAGATACTTGCAGATAAGGTTGAGAGGCTCGAGCTTTTCATGAGTCTCCCTCAAGATGCAAGGGCAGATTACCTATTGCGCGTGCTAGAGATGCGTGGCAAGTAA